Proteins encoded by one window of Lactobacillus sp. ESL0684:
- a CDS encoding DHA2 family efflux MFS transporter permease subunit → MTKNTRLIVSIFGIGLLSFLGIVIETALNIAFPSLMQEFNISAVTVQWLTSGYMIVSTLIIPFGSFLRKRFRALILFRVAAATFLIGTLCAATSNNFSILLCGRLLQGVADGICLPLMFSLILEQAPATKMGTFMGLGNLVIAFAPAVGPVYGGLILKNFTWNYLFWLIVPIIAVAWILGEISISQEQALQRVPFDYQGGALLVVLLVSSLLLIINLSSGANINEALILLVLVVISCVLFVKVERGNSSGVVDITLFKNKQFVLFLLTFFLLQLISLSMSYLMPNTLQLALKQTSDITGLLILPAAVIDALMSILAGQIYDKISHKLPIILGLGIIIVALLGAAINQLSVLSVVATYIIFMIGLGLSYGNIMTLSLSQLTESEKNDGNALYMTAQPFSGAIGTAMAASVMGLMQTQNSNLIIGTTAGYKSVQVILVMLAVSGLIFCLINLIGRKDS, encoded by the coding sequence TTGACTAAAAATACTAGATTAATTGTTTCAATTTTCGGGATAGGTTTATTAAGTTTTTTAGGGATTGTGATTGAAACTGCACTTAACATTGCTTTTCCAAGTTTAATGCAAGAATTCAATATTTCTGCAGTAACAGTTCAGTGGCTTACCAGTGGCTATATGATTGTTTCGACGTTAATTATTCCGTTCGGCTCGTTTTTAAGAAAAAGATTCAGGGCACTTATTTTATTTCGGGTAGCAGCAGCGACGTTTTTAATAGGGACACTTTGCGCTGCTACTAGCAATAATTTTTCTATTTTATTATGCGGACGACTTTTACAGGGAGTAGCAGACGGAATTTGCTTGCCGCTAATGTTTTCGCTGATTTTGGAGCAAGCACCAGCGACTAAAATGGGGACTTTTATGGGCTTAGGCAATTTAGTGATTGCCTTTGCGCCAGCAGTTGGACCTGTTTATGGTGGCTTGATTTTGAAAAACTTTACTTGGAACTATTTATTTTGGTTGATAGTTCCGATAATTGCGGTTGCCTGGATTTTAGGTGAAATAAGTATTAGCCAAGAACAAGCATTGCAGCGAGTACCCTTTGATTATCAGGGAGGTGCATTGTTAGTTGTCTTGTTAGTGTCATCATTGTTACTAATTATCAATTTGTCCTCAGGTGCCAATATCAATGAAGCCTTGATATTGCTCGTATTGGTAGTCATTAGTTGTGTTCTATTTGTAAAGGTGGAACGGGGGAATTCATCAGGTGTAGTTGATATAACTTTATTTAAGAATAAGCAATTCGTTTTATTTTTACTGACATTCTTTTTATTACAGCTAATATCGCTAAGTATGTCATATCTAATGCCGAATACATTGCAATTAGCTCTCAAACAAACTTCTGATATTACAGGATTGCTAATTTTACCAGCTGCCGTGATTGATGCACTCATGTCAATTTTAGCTGGGCAGATTTATGATAAAATAAGCCACAAATTACCCATAATTTTAGGACTTGGCATCATCATCGTTGCACTATTAGGGGCAGCAATTAACCAACTTTCGGTATTGAGTGTGGTAGCTACTTACATAATATTTATGATTGGCTTGGGACTAAGCTATGGCAATATTATGACACTTAGCTTGTCCCAGCTAACTGAAAGTGAAAAAAATGATGGCAATGCTCTTTATATGACAGCTCAACCGTTTTCTGGTGCGATTGGTACAGCAATGGCAGCTTCAGTTATGGGACTGATGCAGACCCAAAATAGTAATTTGATAATCGGAACAACTGCTGGTTATAAATCGGTTCAGGTAATATTAGTTATGTTAGCGGTAAGTGGCTTAATATTCTGTCTAATAAATTTAATTGGTAGAAAGGATAGCTAG
- a CDS encoding NAD(P)-dependent oxidoreductase codes for MKIGFIGTGVMGNAICLNLLQSGHELWVYNRTKSKAENLMDRGAKWCANPQKVAEQADVIFTMVGFPSDVEDVYFGEHGIFKVAVKGKYLVDLTTSKPQLAQKIYATGEKLGAKVLDAPVSGGDLGAKNGTLTIMVGGDQAGFNKLKAVFGDFGKQVQYFGPAGSGQNTKMANQIMIAGTMTGLTEMLVYAQQAGLDLSKVLETVGAGSAANWSLTNYGPRILKNDYSPGFFSKHFLKDLRIALDTAKEMKLDLPATKQAEKLYETMVDKQQLGDLGTQGLIKLWWQ; via the coding sequence ATGAAAATTGGTTTTATAGGTACAGGAGTAATGGGCAATGCAATTTGCCTGAATTTGTTGCAATCTGGTCATGAGTTATGGGTCTATAATAGGACTAAGTCTAAGGCAGAAAACTTAATGGATCGCGGTGCTAAATGGTGTGCTAATCCGCAAAAAGTGGCCGAGCAAGCCGATGTAATTTTTACGATGGTGGGTTTTCCTAGCGATGTCGAAGATGTCTATTTTGGCGAACATGGTATTTTTAAAGTCGCAGTTAAAGGAAAGTATCTAGTTGATTTGACTACCTCTAAACCGCAATTAGCACAAAAAATTTATGCTACTGGTGAAAAATTGGGTGCCAAGGTCCTAGATGCACCAGTTTCTGGCGGCGATTTAGGTGCCAAAAATGGGACATTAACGATTATGGTTGGCGGTGACCAAGCTGGCTTTAATAAACTTAAGGCAGTCTTTGGTGATTTTGGTAAACAAGTCCAATACTTTGGTCCAGCAGGTAGTGGACAAAATACTAAGATGGCGAACCAAATTATGATTGCTGGCACTATGACGGGTCTAACTGAAATGCTAGTTTATGCGCAACAGGCGGGACTGGATTTGTCAAAAGTTCTTGAAACCGTAGGGGCAGGCAGTGCTGCTAATTGGAGTTTAACTAATTATGGACCGCGAATTTTGAAGAACGATTATTCTCCAGGGTTTTTTAGTAAACACTTTTTAAAAGACTTACGCATTGCGCTAGATACGGCAAAAGAAATGAAGCTAGATTTACCTGCTACTAAGCAAGCCGAAAAGTTGTATGAAACTATGGTTGATAAGCAGCAGTTAGGTGACTTGGGAACGCAAGGTTTGATCAAATTATGGTGGCAATAA
- a CDS encoding aldo/keto reductase: MKQVKINNQEVPAIGIGTWHMGSDDSKKQQELTAIQAGIDAGAKLIDTAETYGSGDSECLVGQAIKPYRRKDLFLVSKVLPKNATKKDMEQHLDASLERLQTDYLDLYLYHWRGNVPLAETIAELDRLRETGKIKSWGVSNFDVADLEEVEALPAGHHLAANEDLYNLNARGLDFDLIPWQKEHDVPLLAYSPVGGLNNNLHTDMLANPVIKQIATEHQVSVYQVLLAWTIRDDITIAIPQTASVSHMQDNLAAANLELTQADLDLIDKEYPRPTHKIPLDLD; this comes from the coding sequence ATGAAGCAAGTGAAAATTAATAATCAAGAGGTACCAGCGATTGGGATTGGTACTTGGCACATGGGTAGCGATGATTCTAAAAAGCAACAGGAATTAACTGCTATCCAAGCGGGAATTGATGCTGGAGCCAAGTTAATTGATACCGCAGAAACCTATGGTTCTGGCGATTCTGAATGTTTAGTTGGTCAAGCTATCAAGCCATATCGGCGTAAAGACTTGTTCTTAGTCTCAAAAGTTTTACCTAAAAATGCAACTAAGAAAGACATGGAACAGCATTTAGATGCTAGTCTTGAGCGTTTGCAGACAGATTATCTTGATCTATATTTGTACCATTGGCGCGGTAATGTACCGTTAGCTGAGACAATTGCGGAATTGGATCGTTTGCGTGAAACTGGCAAGATTAAGTCGTGGGGCGTTTCCAACTTTGATGTGGCAGATTTAGAAGAAGTTGAGGCATTGCCAGCAGGACATCATCTAGCTGCTAATGAAGATCTGTATAACTTGAATGCGCGTGGCTTAGATTTTGATTTGATTCCGTGGCAAAAAGAACATGATGTACCATTATTGGCATATAGTCCAGTTGGCGGACTTAACAACAATTTGCATACTGATATGTTAGCTAATCCTGTGATTAAGCAAATTGCTACAGAGCATCAGGTTTCAGTTTATCAAGTATTGCTAGCTTGGACGATTCGTGACGATATTACGATTGCAATTCCGCAGACTGCCAGTGTGAGCCATATGCAAGATAATTTGGCTGCGGCCAATTTGGAATTAACTCAAGCTGACTTAGACTTGATTGATAAGGAGTATCCTCGACCGACACATAAGATTCCATTGGATTTGGATTAA
- a CDS encoding cob(I)yrinic acid a,c-diamide adenosyltransferase: MTLKIYTKVGDQGFTKQVTGKMVPKYDLQIVAVGDIDELESYLGVTAANLSDKCSKLKQPLQNLQRQLYLLEGDIVVKRRSEITAEKVSVLEKKIDQLNTELPEMTEFILPGGSITAANLQYARTIARRAERSLVKLNIEQQELAPECLQYLNRLSDYLFTLARYANVLDGVTDIKSKY; encoded by the coding sequence ATGACCCTAAAAATTTATACTAAAGTTGGTGACCAAGGTTTCACTAAACAAGTTACTGGCAAAATGGTTCCTAAATATGACCTACAAATTGTAGCAGTTGGCGATATTGACGAACTAGAATCTTATCTTGGTGTAACTGCTGCTAACCTGTCAGACAAATGCAGCAAGTTAAAGCAACCTTTACAAAATCTACAACGGCAACTTTATTTACTTGAAGGCGATATTGTTGTTAAACGACGCTCAGAAATTACTGCAGAGAAAGTTTCCGTTCTAGAAAAGAAAATCGACCAATTAAATACTGAATTACCAGAAATGACAGAATTTATTTTACCTGGTGGTTCAATTACTGCAGCCAATCTACAATATGCCCGTACTATTGCTAGACGTGCTGAACGCTCACTAGTTAAATTAAACATAGAACAACAAGAATTAGCTCCAGAGTGCTTACAATACCTTAATCGTTTATCCGACTATCTCTTTACGCTAGCGCGTTACGCCAACGTTTTAGACGGCGTAACGGATATTAAAAGCAAATATTAA
- a CDS encoding ECF transporter S component, whose protein sequence is MKHQQIKQIALLAILTAMCVTLRIFKIIPIPNVQPVTDILMLVTLNIGFGFGFTLAILTMIISNIYLGFGIWTISQILAYGGCILTVIFFAKITPLKKHFTLQLILATFLGWEYGFFVDLGMSIFGGIAAFLAYWASSLTFDTYHAIGNLVFYPILYKPINLALDHYKRRI, encoded by the coding sequence ATGAAACATCAACAGATCAAACAAATTGCCTTGTTGGCCATTCTAACTGCAATGTGTGTTACCTTGCGTATCTTTAAAATTATCCCGATTCCCAACGTACAGCCTGTGACCGATATTTTAATGCTGGTTACTTTAAACATTGGTTTCGGTTTTGGTTTCACATTAGCTATCCTTACTATGATAATTTCTAATATTTACTTAGGCTTCGGCATTTGGACTATTTCCCAGATTTTAGCCTATGGTGGCTGTATTTTAACCGTCATTTTCTTTGCGAAAATCACTCCATTGAAAAAACATTTCACATTGCAACTAATTCTGGCAACTTTCTTAGGTTGGGAATATGGCTTTTTTGTCGATTTGGGTATGTCAATCTTTGGTGGAATCGCTGCATTTTTAGCTTATTGGGCAAGCAGTCTCACCTTTGACACCTATCATGCAATTGGTAATTTAGTTTTTTACCCTATTTTATATAAACCGATTAACCTGGCTCTTGACCATTACAAACGGAGAATCTGA
- a CDS encoding DUF4430 domain-containing protein — translation MKKQKLNIVTIIAMVFTFTFAGTAQPTNVAAKSSKITVTYTLKKNNKKFAKKKVKLAKKGATVIKGLRKAWKVKGKTSPGLGFMVTGIKGKNQNTSKGIYWTYKLNGKFANKGVSSQKVHNKDRVVFNLAK, via the coding sequence ATGAAAAAACAGAAATTAAATATTGTAACTATTATTGCTATGGTGTTTACCTTTACTTTTGCTGGAACTGCTCAACCAACAAACGTTGCAGCCAAAAGCAGTAAAATTACAGTCACCTATACTTTAAAAAAGAATAATAAGAAATTCGCCAAAAAGAAAGTCAAACTGGCCAAAAAAGGTGCTACTGTAATCAAAGGCCTACGTAAAGCTTGGAAAGTTAAAGGTAAGACTTCACCAGGACTTGGTTTCATGGTTACAGGTATCAAAGGCAAAAATCAAAATACCAGTAAAGGCATCTACTGGACCTATAAATTAAATGGAAAATTTGCTAACAAAGGCGTTAGTTCTCAAAAAGTCCACAATAAAGATCGGGTTGTCTTCAACTTGGCTAAATAA